The genomic region ACAAAGTCCCTTTAACCTATAGCACTCTTATTGCCGGACTGGCCGCCCGGGGTGTGCCTGTGAAGGTAACGGGGGCCGGGGATCGCCTGCACCTGGACCCGGCCCTGGATATCCAGGTACTGGGGCCGCCCCGCCCGCTGCTTTCCGGCACCCGGTCTGATTTGAATAACGCCTCCCTGGTGCTGCGCCTTTGTTACGGGGAAGAAGTGCTGCTGCTTACCGGGGATATTGAGGTGGAAGCCCAGCAGGCCCTCATGGATGCAGGCGTCAATCTGGGCTGTACCGTGCTCAAAATACCCCACCACGGCAGCCGTTACCTCCTACCTTCTTTTCTGGAAAAAACACACCCGGATGTAGCGGTGATTTCCGTAGGGCGGCATAACAATTTCGGGCACCCCGCCCCGGAAACGCTGGAACGCCTGGCCCGGATGCCGGTGCGGGTTTACCGCACCGACCTGGATGGGGCGGTTATCTTGAGGATCGACGGCAAGCACATCTTTGTCAGGACAGGCCGCCAGCGCCGGGCGGCTTGAGGGGGTTTGGTGCCGGGTCAAGTTTTAAAGCAAATCGTGTGCCCCCCCCAAACATCCCCGGATTGCCTTATCCCGGTTTTTAAGCTAAACTGAAGCCAAACCGTTTTTAATACTATTTTTAAGAAGGGGGAATAGCCAGTGCCTGCCAACCTAACCCCCCAGTATCACGCTGCGGAAGAAGCTTTTCGCAATGCCACCACCGTTGAGGAAAAAATCGCCGCTCTGGAAGAAATGCTGGCCGTAATCCCCAAGCACAAGGGTACGGAGAAGCTTCAGGCTGACATTAAACGGCGGCTGGCCCGTTTGCGGGAAGAAGGTCAAAAGAAAGCCACCCTCAGCCGGCACGACCCCTTTCATATTGAAAAACAGGGAGCCGGGCAGGTGGCCCTGGTGGGTTATCCCAATAGCGGCAAATCAGCTCTCGTTGGGGCGCTAACCAGAGCCAGGGTGAAGGTGGCGGACTACCCCTTTACCACTACCATTCCTTTTAGCGGCATGATGCCTTACGAGGAAGTTTACGTCCAGATGGTTGACACCCCGCCTCTTACCGCCGAAGGATTCCCCCCAGGGCTGGCCGGTTTGCTGCGCAACGCCGACGCTCTGTTGCTGGTGATCGACAGTTGCGCCGGTGACTGTATAGATCAATTGGAAAATTCCCTGCTACTGCTGAACGAACGCAAAATCATCCGCAGCGAGATTCCTCCCGGGGTCAGGGCCGTACCTCCTCACCGGTTGATCATAGTTGCTAACAAAGCTGAACAGCCCGAGGGAAGGGAAAATCTTTCACTGCTGCAAGAACTGTTGCCGCCCCACCTGGAAATTTTACCGGTTTCTGCCGCAACAGGTCTCAACCTGGAACAGCTTAAAACCAGGCTGTTTTCAGCCCTGGAGGTTATTCGCGTTTTTACCAGGTCCCCGGGCAAAGAGCCCGACCTCACCCGCCCCTTTATTTTACCCCGCGGCAGCAATATTCTGGATCTGGCCGGGAACATTCACAAGGATTTTTTGAAAACCTTGCGTGGAGCACGCATCTGGGGGTCGGCCCGTTTCCCCGGTCAGAGTGTGCCGAAGGAATATGTCTTGCAGGACAGGGATATTGTGGAGCTGCTGGTATAAGAAGATTAAGCCAACACCGGTAAAACTCTACGCCAGCCACGATTTACACTAAGGAGGGAAAAAATGTCCTCTTTAAAGCTGGCCATTGTTCAATTCCCCAGGGATAGAACAGATCTTGAACAGAACATCGTGCAAATGTATAAGTTTTTGGATAAAATTACCGCGGACGTAGATGTGGTTTTGCTGCCGGAGGACTGGCTGGGAGCAACAGTGATTGACTGGGATGATTACCAGGAGATCATTATTAAATTATTCCACGGAGCCATCCTCTTCCGGGGCAAGTCCGGGGGGTATATCCCGGATGGTTCTCATGTTGCCGGGGGCCCATCTCCCACTCCCGTGTTTGTGTCCGGCGCTCAGTATGTCCGGGCGGAGGGAGGCATATTTTCCCGGGGCATGATCCTGGGCGGCGAACTGTCCGCCCCCGTTTTCTTTGAAAAACAGTTCCCCTCCCAGGCCATTGGCGAAAGGAACTATGTAAAGCCCGGCAGTTTATTAC from Desulfofundulus luciae harbors:
- a CDS encoding carbon-nitrogen hydrolase family protein; its protein translation is MSSLKLAIVQFPRDRTDLEQNIVQMYKFLDKITADVDVVLLPEDWLGATVIDWDDYQEIIIKLFHGAILFRGKSGGYIPDGSHVAGGPSPTPVFVSGAQYVRAEGGIFSRGMILGGELSAPVFFEKQFPSQAIGERNYVKPGSLLPVIEHRGTPLGVAVCVDIMYPEIVRNLALRGALLILNPANIPVARMPLWQSVGITRACENTVFVVAANNTATSYPDGREVRGESFVAYPDGYTLLSCGREPGVYYFDLDLSRVNKVRQRWPYLEDVRSNRESICRKYYSE
- a CDS encoding GTPase is translated as MPANLTPQYHAAEEAFRNATTVEEKIAALEEMLAVIPKHKGTEKLQADIKRRLARLREEGQKKATLSRHDPFHIEKQGAGQVALVGYPNSGKSALVGALTRARVKVADYPFTTTIPFSGMMPYEEVYVQMVDTPPLTAEGFPPGLAGLLRNADALLLVIDSCAGDCIDQLENSLLLLNERKIIRSEIPPGVRAVPPHRLIIVANKAEQPEGRENLSLLQELLPPHLEILPVSAATGLNLEQLKTRLFSALEVIRVFTRSPGKEPDLTRPFILPRGSNILDLAGNIHKDFLKTLRGARIWGSARFPGQSVPKEYVLQDRDIVELLV